Proteins encoded together in one Mycobacterium simiae window:
- a CDS encoding DUF1345 domain-containing protein — translation MASWRKSFRDTVAVRITLAVLLGIGVAIVVGNAAGWRFALAGWVAAAGLYVGWTQLLFYRMNADQTRVWATREDPTRWLADAVILSASIASLGGVGYLVAAASRSGTESLQAAVVGILTVAASWLAVHTLFTGHYARLYYSGDPGGINFHDQEPPRFRDFAYVAFTVGMTYQVSDTEINLTSIRGTVLRHALISYLLGAVVLAVTVNLIAGLGAKV, via the coding sequence GTGGCGTCTTGGAGGAAGTCGTTCCGCGATACCGTCGCAGTCCGGATAACGCTTGCCGTGTTACTCGGAATTGGTGTGGCGATCGTGGTAGGTAATGCGGCCGGGTGGCGTTTTGCGCTGGCCGGTTGGGTCGCCGCGGCCGGCCTCTACGTCGGGTGGACGCAGCTCCTTTTCTACCGAATGAATGCCGACCAAACCCGCGTCTGGGCGACGCGCGAGGACCCGACTCGCTGGCTCGCCGACGCGGTCATCCTGTCCGCCAGCATCGCGAGTCTGGGCGGCGTCGGTTACCTGGTGGCCGCCGCGTCGCGTTCGGGCACCGAGTCGCTGCAAGCCGCCGTCGTCGGCATTCTGACGGTGGCCGCTTCGTGGCTCGCGGTGCACACGCTGTTCACCGGGCATTACGCGCGGCTCTACTACTCCGGCGATCCCGGGGGGATCAATTTCCATGACCAGGAGCCGCCCCGGTTCCGAGACTTCGCGTACGTCGCCTTCACCGTCGGCATGACCTACCAGGTGTCGGACACCGAGATCAACCTGACGTCCATCAGGGGAACGGTGTTGCGGCACGCGCTGATTTCTTACCTGCTTGGTGCGGTCGTTCTCGCGGTGACGGTCAATCTCATTGCGGGACTGGGTGCCAAGGTGTGA
- a CDS encoding NUDIX domain-containing protein, whose translation MPFIERVSSREVYRNPWLIFREDDIRRPDGSPGIYAVVDKPVYALVVPYDGSRFRLVEQFRYPVGARRWEFPQGTAPDLAEAEPAELAARELREETGLSATSFEPLGLLDVAPGMTSQRGWVFLATGISEGRSEREHEEQDMRSAWFSREDVEEMMRSGQIVDSQSLAAYGLFLLHDR comes from the coding sequence GTGCCATTCATCGAACGCGTCTCGTCGCGCGAGGTATATCGGAATCCGTGGTTGATCTTCCGAGAGGACGACATCCGCCGGCCGGACGGCAGTCCCGGCATCTACGCCGTGGTCGACAAGCCGGTCTACGCGCTGGTGGTGCCGTATGACGGGAGTCGGTTCCGGCTAGTCGAACAGTTCCGGTATCCGGTCGGTGCGCGTCGCTGGGAGTTCCCGCAGGGCACCGCCCCCGATTTGGCCGAGGCGGAGCCCGCCGAGCTGGCCGCGCGGGAGTTGCGCGAGGAAACCGGGCTCAGCGCAACGTCGTTCGAGCCGCTCGGATTGCTCGACGTCGCTCCCGGGATGACCAGCCAGCGGGGTTGGGTCTTTTTGGCCACCGGGATCAGCGAGGGCCGCTCGGAGCGCGAGCACGAGGAACAGGACATGCGCAGCGCATGGTTTTCTCGCGAAGACGTCGAGGAGATGATGCGTTCGGGGCAGATCGTGGACTCGCAATCGCTCGCGGCCTACGGCCTGTTCTTGCTGCACGACCGATGA
- a CDS encoding alpha/beta fold hydrolase: MIPRKLSGLLAVAVCFSVLSCSSSRQASNPHSDTPAPPAQTGQPAVINPRPGDAIFTNYTFRDGETLPELRIHYLTVGEPHKDARGAVDNAVLLLHWTAASSQVLVTQEYKDSLFAPGAPYDVSRFFVIIPDAIGHGKSSRPSEKLAAKFPHYTYSDMVDLQHKLVTEKLGVTHLRVVSGMSMGCMNTWQWAENYPDMMDAAMPVACFPAPISGRNLFWRRIVVDSIKSDPAWAGGNYQQQPPSLIPGMLLARTLVDGVPNLQDEAPTIDKADALVKSTKQQSATQDANDYIYTLEASRDYNAEPDLGKIKAKVFALNFADDEYYRDSLQIAERDVPKVPTGRLMVRPISAGSAGHSSIAHPALWKSQAADFIGWLNQA, from the coding sequence ATGATTCCACGCAAATTATCCGGGCTGCTCGCCGTAGCGGTCTGCTTTTCGGTATTGAGCTGCTCGAGTTCACGACAGGCCAGCAATCCTCATTCGGATACACCCGCGCCGCCCGCGCAAACCGGCCAGCCCGCGGTCATCAATCCGCGTCCAGGGGACGCGATCTTCACCAATTACACGTTCCGCGACGGCGAGACGCTGCCCGAGCTGCGCATTCATTACCTGACAGTGGGCGAGCCACACAAGGATGCCCGCGGCGCGGTGGACAATGCCGTGCTGCTGCTGCATTGGACGGCCGCCAGCAGTCAGGTGTTGGTCACTCAGGAATACAAAGACTCCCTCTTCGCGCCGGGCGCGCCGTACGACGTTTCGCGATTCTTTGTGATCATTCCCGATGCGATCGGCCACGGAAAATCCAGCAGGCCCAGCGAGAAGCTCGCAGCTAAATTCCCGCATTACACCTATAGCGATATGGTGGACCTACAGCACAAATTGGTCACCGAAAAACTGGGCGTCACGCATTTGCGGGTCGTATCGGGGATGTCAATGGGGTGTATGAACACCTGGCAATGGGCAGAAAACTATCCGGACATGATGGATGCGGCCATGCCTGTAGCGTGCTTTCCGGCGCCTATCAGTGGACGCAACTTGTTCTGGCGACGAATTGTCGTGGATAGCATCAAGTCCGATCCGGCCTGGGCGGGTGGAAATTATCAGCAACAACCGCCCTCGTTGATTCCGGGCATGCTGTTGGCCCGGACGCTGGTGGACGGAGTACCCAACCTTCAGGACGAAGCGCCCACCATCGACAAGGCCGATGCGCTGGTCAAATCCACCAAACAGCAGTCCGCCACGCAGGACGCGAACGACTACATCTACACCCTCGAGGCGTCGCGCGACTACAACGCTGAACCAGACCTGGGCAAAATCAAGGCAAAAGTGTTCGCCCTCAACTTCGCCGACGACGAGTACTACCGCGACAGCCTGCAGATCGCGGAGCGTGACGTGCCCAAGGTGCCGACGGGACGGCTGATGGTCCGACCGATCTCGGCCGGTTCGGCCGGCCACTCCTCGATAGCTCACCCGGCACTGTGGAAAAGCCAGGCCGCGGACTTCATCGGCTGGCTGAACCAGGCGTGA
- a CDS encoding Rv2253 family sensor-like surface protein produces the protein MNGCTRLLAVLGAAIALGALAVCAHATPPAWNGKYSLVRYAANKTGTSMAAGQAEPTFSADYVFVTSCSAGTCVATATNGPVPKNPTLPQPSHYAWDGTRWVERFDFQWDCYRGEGIPKIWAPAQSWAFYRPQPDGSLRGTWHTDIASGPCRGTVEMPVAAFAAA, from the coding sequence ATGAACGGGTGCACGCGATTACTTGCGGTGCTCGGTGCCGCGATAGCCCTTGGAGCCCTTGCGGTTTGCGCGCACGCGACACCACCGGCGTGGAACGGCAAATACTCGTTGGTGCGCTACGCCGCCAACAAAACCGGCACCAGCATGGCGGCCGGGCAAGCCGAACCGACGTTCAGCGCCGACTACGTCTTCGTGACGTCCTGTTCGGCCGGCACGTGCGTAGCCACCGCCACCAACGGACCCGTCCCGAAGAACCCGACGCTGCCGCAGCCGTCGCACTACGCCTGGGACGGAACGCGGTGGGTGGAGCGCTTCGACTTCCAGTGGGATTGCTATAGGGGCGAAGGGATTCCGAAGATATGGGCGCCCGCCCAGTCATGGGCGTTTTATCGCCCCCAACCGGACGGATCGCTGCGCGGCACCTGGCATACGGACATCGCCAGCGGCCCGTGCCGCGGGACCGTCGAGATGCCGGTGGCGGCGTTTGCTGCGGCGTGA
- a CDS encoding DUF732 domain-containing protein — protein sequence MSAPAMLATALMLGTGIAAADDDAYLAQIHKIGLTGDKDGLIQLGHLICADRSAGETPDQLAQVVQSKNPGISLSDATGVVSAAESNYCP from the coding sequence TTGAGTGCCCCCGCGATGTTGGCCACCGCATTAATGCTCGGCACCGGAATCGCAGCTGCCGACGACGACGCCTACCTCGCGCAGATTCACAAGATCGGTCTGACCGGCGATAAGGACGGTCTGATCCAGCTCGGACACTTGATTTGCGCCGACCGCAGCGCCGGCGAGACCCCTGACCAGCTGGCCCAGGTGGTGCAGAGCAAGAACCCCGGGATCAGCCTCAGCGACGCGACCGGCGTGGTCAGCGCCGCCGAATCGAACTACTGCCCGTAG